A window of Juglans regia cultivar Chandler chromosome 7, Walnut 2.0, whole genome shotgun sequence contains these coding sequences:
- the LOC108997950 gene encoding caffeic acid 3-O-methyltransferase-like, translating to MASHTAFRPSNLDGDQTKEDESFVYASQLANSLVLPMALQTAIELGVFEILAKAGPGAKLSPSQISTEMPTTNPEAPKMLDRILRMLTSHSVLSCSAGADDAGSFQRLYSLSPVSKQFVLDQDGVSLCPLMALVQDKVFLASWSQLKDAILEGGIPFDRVHGTSAFEYLGMDPRFNKVFNTAMLNHTTMLFKKILESYRGFEPLKQLVDVGGGLGGALHSITSKYPHIKGINFDLPHVVQQAPSYPGVEHVGGDMFKSVPKGDAIFMKGILHDWGDEQCLKLLKNCSTAIPNDGKVIVVEAFLPMMPEVSTCMKRNSQLDVLMMAQHPGGKERTQQEFEALATKAGFKGIRYECVVYSTQVMEFFK from the exons ATGGCATCTCACACGGCATTCCGCCCAAGCAATCTTGATGGTGACCAAACAAAAGAAGATGAGAGCTTCGTCTACGCCAGCCAACTGGCAAACTCACTTGTGCTGCCCATGGCACTGCAAACGGCCATTGAGCTCGGCGTTTTCGAAATTCTTGCAAAAGCAGGTCCTGGAGCTAAGCTCTCCCCCTCACAGATTTCAACAGAGATGCCCACCACAAATCCTGAGGCACCCAAGATGCTAGACCGCATCCTCAGGATGCTAACCAGCCATTCTGTGCTGAGTTGCTCTGCGGGTGCTGATGATGCTGGGTCTTTTCAGAGGCTCTACTCTCTTTCACCTGTGTCAAAACAGTTCGTTCTTGACCAAGACGGGGTCTCCTTGTGCCCTTTGATGGCTCTCGTTCAAGACAAGGTCTTCTTAGCTAGCTG GTCCCAGCTAAAAGATGCAATTCTTGAGGGAGGAATTCCATTCGATAGGGTTCATGGCACGAGTGCCTTCGAGTATCTTGGCATGGACCCCAGGTTTAATAAGGTTTTTAACACAGCTATGCTCAATCACACTACAATGCTTTTTAAGAAGATCCTTGAGTCCTACAGGGGCTTCGAGCCACTCAAGCAATTGGTCGATGTTGGTGGTGGTCTAGGTGGCGCGCTTCACTCAATTACTTCAAAGTATCCCCACATCAAGGGCATTAATTTCGACTTGCCTCATGTCGTACAACAAGCCCCATCTTATCCAG GCGTGGAACATGTAGGAGGAGATATGTTCAAAAGCGTTCCTAAAGGAGATGCAATCTTCATGAAG GGGATACTTCATGATTGGGGTGATGAACAGTGCTTGAAACTTCTGAAAAACTGCTCTACAGCTATTCCAAATGATGGGAAGGTAATCGTTGTGGAGGCATTTCTTCCAATGATGCCCGAGGTCAGCACTTGTATGAAGCGCAACTCTCAActtgatgtgcttatgatggcTCAACACCCAGGAGGGAAGGAAAGGACGCAGCAAGAATTTGAGGCCTTGGCAACCAAAGCTGGATTTAAAGGCATCAGATACGAATGCGTTGTTTATAGTACCCAAGTCATGgagttttttaaatag
- the LOC118348878 gene encoding uncharacterized protein LOC118348878 — protein MNLPDRLRSPAYAEGVNTFLTLARNHSRGIDRIRCPCRKCRNMFFLPIFEVESHLYIKGINPNYTHWIFHGEEDTRSFNADDEDSERDVADEYIDDMVHMLDDIRSGTMHDVPQDHTDPLPTGGSIPDDPSSSSSFDQLLEDARRPLLPGCTKFSKLSFIVKLLHIKTLGGWSIKSFDMLLNLLRAAFPDAELPQSYEESRSMERSLGFNYHKIHACPNDCILFWKENADLNECPTCDMRWHKEQRLPDQDMMRHPADSESWKRFDEEHSWFAQDARNVRLGMASDGFNPFNNMAKPYSIWPVILVPYNLPPWLCMKDQFFMTSLIIPGSKSPGNDIDVYLQPLLDELIEFWEHGVPTFDASTKETFVLHAALMWTINDFPTYGNLSG, from the exons atgaaCTTGCCCGATAGGCTTCGTTCACCTGCATACGCCGAGGGGGTTAACACTTTCCTGACCCTAGCCAGAAACCACTCTCGAGGAATTGATCGTATTCGGTGTCCATGCCGTAAATGCCGTAATATGTTCTTCTTGCCTATATTTGAAGTGGAGAGTCACTTGTACATTAAAGGGATCAATCCAAATTATACCcattggatatttcatggggaggaggataCACGAAGTTTCAATGCCGACGACGAAGATAGTGAAAGAGATGTAGCCGACGAGTACATTGATGACATGGTccatatgttagatgacatccgATCAGGCACAATGCATGATGTGCCCCAAGATCATACAGATCCATTGCCAACTGGTGGATCAATACCAGATGATCCCTCCTCAAGTTCATCTTTCGATCAGCTACTAGAGGATGCTCGACGTCCACTTCTTCCTGGCTGTACAAAGTTCTCAAAACTATCATTcattgtgaagttgttacacattaAGACACTGGGTGGATGGTCAATAAAGTCGTTTGATATGCTACTTAACTTGTTGCGGGCTGCCTTTCCCGATGCTGAACTTCCACAGtcatatgaggagtcaaggtcAATGGAGCGGAGTCTGGGTTTCAACTATCACAAAATTCATGCATGTCCCAATGACTGCATCctgttttggaaggaaaatgctgaTCTTAATGAATGTCCTACCT gtgatatgagatggcataaagaaCAACGGCTGCCTGATCAGGATATGATGAGACATCCTGCAGACTCAGAGTCCTGGAAGAgatttgatgaagaacatagTTGGTTCGCTCAGGATGCTCGCAATGTAAGGCTTGGGATGGCAAGTGATGGTTTCAATCCCTTCAACAATATGGCTAAAccgtatagcatttggccagtaaTCCTAGTCCCGTATAACTTGCCGCCCTGGTTGTGCATGAAAGATCAGTTCTTCATGACATCCCTCATTATTCCTGGGTCAAAATCTCCAGGTAATGACATCGATGTTTACTTGCAACCGTTGCTAGATGAATTGATTGAATTTTGGGAACATGGGGTACCTACGTTTGATGCCTCCACAAAGGAAACCTTTGTATTGCATGCTGCTTTAATGTGGACAATTAATGACTTCCCTACGTACGGGAATCTTTCTGGCTAG